CGCTGATTATTACCTCAGCGTGCCAGAGCTGCCGATTGACCGCAAAGGTGAAACCTTCCTGTTGCCGGGCGGTTATCTGGACAATGGCACTTTCCGCCCGATCGCCAATCACAATGATCCTTACTTGATCCAAGGTATCGCCGAAAGCGGCAAACATGCGTGGTATCAGGACGACGAACCGCTGGCACCGTGGGAAGGTAAAACCAACCCGAATTACACGGGCTGGCAGGAAGATGGCAAATATTCATGGGTGAAAGCGCCGACCTTCTACGGCAAAACGGTCGAAGTGGGGCCGCTGGCGTGGTTGATGTGCGGTATGGCCGCAGATCATCAGCCGACGAAACGGCACTTTAGCGATATCGGTGCTGCCTACCAAAAACTGAGCGGACAGGGGATTACCGCCGAACAGTTACCCTCAACACTGGGTCGCATTATTGGCCGTGCAGTGCATTGTTGCGTGCTGCATGAAACGCTGGCACAGCAATGGACAGCGTTAGTGACCAATATCGGCACCGGTGATGTGGAAACCTTTATTAAGCCCGATATCCCCTTAACCGGCGAAATACGTGGCGTAGGATTTGAAGAAGCGCCGCGCGGCATGTTGTCGCACTGGGTAGTGATCAAGGACGGCAAAATTGGCAACTATCAAGCGGTGGTGCCATCAACTTGGAACGCGGGGCCACGCAACTATAACGGCGAACCGGGGCCTTACGAACAAGCGCTGGTCGGCACACCAATTGCTGATCCTGCTAAGCCGCTGGAAGTGGTGCGGACCATTCACTCATTCGACCCTTGTATGTCTTGTGCCGTACATATTGTTGATACAACGGGCAACGAAGTGACCAAAGTCAAGGTGCTGTGATGGGGATTTTGGTATTAGGTATAGGTAACTTATTACTGAGCGATGAAGCGGTGGGGGTGCGTCTCGTTGAAGCACTGACACAGCGGTTTGATATTCCAGCGGGC
The window above is part of the Yersinia massiliensis genome. Proteins encoded here:
- the hybC gene encoding hydrogenase 2 large subunit, encoding MSQRITIDPVTRIEGHLRIDCEIEDGKVIKAWSSGTMWRGMEEILQGNDPRDAWMIVQRICGVCTTIHAIASVRAVENALGMEVPVNAQHIRNLILAAHSIHDHIVHFYQLSALDWVDVTSALKASPQKASAMLSGLSSWPLNSAEEFTRVQQKIKDLVASGQLGIFANGYWGHPAMALPPEVNLIAVAHYLQALECQRDANRIVAVLGGKTPHIQNLAVGGVANPINLDMPSVLNLERLMLVKSFIDRLGSFIEQVYKVDTAVIAAHYPGWLNLGKGADYYLSVPELPIDRKGETFLLPGGYLDNGTFRPIANHNDPYLIQGIAESGKHAWYQDDEPLAPWEGKTNPNYTGWQEDGKYSWVKAPTFYGKTVEVGPLAWLMCGMAADHQPTKRHFSDIGAAYQKLSGQGITAEQLPSTLGRIIGRAVHCCVLHETLAQQWTALVTNIGTGDVETFIKPDIPLTGEIRGVGFEEAPRGMLSHWVVIKDGKIGNYQAVVPSTWNAGPRNYNGEPGPYEQALVGTPIADPAKPLEVVRTIHSFDPCMSCAVHIVDTTGNEVTKVKVL